A genomic stretch from Flavobacterium humidisoli includes:
- a CDS encoding TonB-dependent receptor: MKYLFLTILIISTQSIFSQNISGKVESVLPIDQEITIRLLNTNFKTQIDSLGFYKLENIPSGTYKINVTSTGFKPITQRISVLESENLNLDFELEEDQNELNEVVVSGTLKPVKRLESAVPVEVYSPTFFKKNPTPSIYDALQNINGVRPQLNCGVCNTGDIHINGLEGPYTLVMIDGMPIVSSLSTVYGLSGIPNSLVERIEIVKGPASSLYGSEAVGGLINIITKNPTNAPTFSADYFTTSYFESNLDLATKFNVGKKAISLIGINYFNYDQVIDKDKDNFTDVTLSERISVFNKWSFKRNHNRLFTIAARGMYEDRWGGDIRWEKKYRGGDEIYGESIYTKRAELIGSYQLPFEEKLMLSFSGNVHYQDSRYGTTSYIANQKIGFLQLTWDKKIGRNDLLAGIASRYTYYDDNTPATKEAENTWLPGIFVQDEITFSPKSQVLLGMRYDYNSIHGSIFTPRFAYRFKANENTIFRLNAGTGFRVVNLFTEDHAALTGSRDVIIKNDLKPEQSVNVNLNYIQKINFGNGTFMGIETTAFYTRFSNKIISDYETNPNEIIYDNIEGYAISQGISTNVDLNFPSGLKFIVGATVLDNKNVENGISERPFLTENFTGTWSVSYKIQPWNLSMDYTGNVYSPMKLPLLSETDPRSPNSPWYSIQNIQFTYSGWKDFEVYGGIKNLLNFTPKQNNPFLISRTNDPFDKNVQYDSAGKVVVTPDNPYGLTFDTTYVYGQNQTIRGFLGLRYTFR, encoded by the coding sequence ATGAAATATTTATTTTTGACAATATTAATAATTTCAACGCAAAGCATTTTCTCTCAGAATATTTCTGGAAAAGTAGAAAGTGTACTTCCTATTGATCAGGAAATTACGATTCGATTATTAAATACAAACTTTAAAACACAAATCGATTCTCTGGGATTTTATAAATTAGAAAATATCCCAAGCGGCACGTATAAAATAAATGTAACCTCAACAGGATTCAAACCCATAACTCAAAGAATTTCAGTTTTAGAAAGTGAAAATCTGAATTTGGATTTTGAATTGGAGGAAGACCAAAATGAATTGAATGAAGTTGTGGTTTCAGGAACTTTAAAACCTGTAAAACGATTAGAAAGTGCTGTTCCTGTTGAGGTGTATTCTCCAACTTTCTTCAAGAAAAACCCAACTCCAAGTATTTACGATGCGCTTCAGAACATAAATGGAGTTCGTCCCCAGCTCAATTGCGGGGTATGCAATACGGGAGATATTCATATAAACGGATTGGAAGGACCGTACACTTTGGTTATGATTGACGGAATGCCAATCGTAAGCAGTCTGTCAACAGTTTATGGTCTGTCTGGAATTCCGAATTCATTGGTGGAACGAATCGAGATTGTAAAAGGTCCCGCGTCATCTCTTTACGGAAGTGAAGCCGTTGGAGGATTAATTAATATTATCACTAAAAATCCAACTAATGCACCGACTTTTTCTGCCGATTATTTTACGACTTCTTACTTTGAAAGCAATCTTGATTTAGCAACGAAATTTAATGTTGGAAAAAAAGCGATTTCACTTATCGGAATTAATTACTTCAACTACGATCAGGTTATAGATAAAGACAAAGATAATTTTACCGATGTTACGCTTTCTGAACGCATTTCGGTTTTTAATAAATGGAGTTTTAAACGAAATCATAATCGATTATTTACCATTGCAGCACGCGGAATGTACGAAGATCGATGGGGCGGAGACATTCGTTGGGAGAAAAAATATCGTGGTGGCGATGAAATTTATGGAGAAAGTATTTATACAAAAAGAGCCGAATTAATTGGAAGTTATCAATTGCCGTTTGAAGAAAAGTTGATGCTTTCTTTTTCTGGAAATGTTCATTATCAAGACAGTCGGTATGGAACAACATCTTATATTGCCAATCAGAAAATTGGTTTTTTACAATTGACTTGGGATAAAAAAATCGGGAGAAATGATTTATTAGCTGGAATTGCAAGCCGATACACCTATTATGACGATAACACGCCGGCCACCAAAGAAGCGGAAAATACTTGGCTCCCAGGAATTTTTGTTCAGGACGAAATTACCTTTTCTCCTAAAAGTCAGGTTTTGTTGGGAATGCGTTACGATTATAACTCCATTCACGGATCTATTTTTACACCAAGATTTGCCTATAGATTCAAGGCAAACGAAAACACCATTTTTAGATTAAATGCTGGAACGGGTTTTAGAGTTGTGAATTTGTTTACCGAAGATCATGCGGCATTGACGGGTTCAAGAGATGTTATTATCAAAAATGATTTGAAACCAGAACAATCGGTAAATGTGAATTTGAATTACATTCAGAAAATTAATTTCGGAAATGGAACGTTTATGGGAATCGAAACCACAGCTTTTTACACAAGATTCAGTAATAAGATCATTTCAGATTACGAAACCAATCCAAATGAAATTATTTATGACAACATTGAAGGTTATGCGATAAGTCAAGGAATTAGCACCAATGTAGATCTTAACTTTCCATCGGGATTAAAATTTATTGTTGGAGCAACGGTTTTAGACAATAAAAATGTCGAAAATGGCATTTCAGAAAGACCTTTTTTGACTGAGAATTTCACCGGAACTTGGAGTGTTTCATACAAAATTCAGCCTTGGAATTTATCAATGGACTATACAGGAAATGTTTACAGTCCGATGAAATTGCCGTTGTTGAGCGAAACCGATCCAAGAAGTCCCAATTCGCCTTGGTATAGCATTCAGAACATTCAGTTTACTTATTCAGGATGGAAAGATTTTGAAGTTTATGGAGGAATTAAAAACCTGCTGAACTTTACGCCAAAACAAAATAATCCGTTTTTGATTTCAAGAACGAATGATCCATTTGATAAAAATGTACAATATGATTCAGCTGGAAAAGTAGTAGTAACGCCAGATAATCCATACGGTTTGACATTTGATACGACTTATGTTTATGGACAGAACCAAACAATCAGAGGATTTTTAGGATTACGATATACTTTTAGATAA
- a CDS encoding NAD(P)/FAD-dependent oxidoreductase, protein MEQKHFEVIIIGGSYSGLSAAMSLGRSLRQVLVIDSGLPCNRQTPHSHNFITQDGEKPAVISAKAKLQVNIYKTVQFYNGLAVKATKTEQGFEIETESGVIFTSKKILFATGVKDLLPEIEGFAACWGISVLHCPYCHGYEVKNEKTAIIANGEIGFEFAKLISNWTKDLRLCTNGKSELSLEQTQILKNHDVQIFEQEIDSFEHHEGYIKNIIFKNGEKVEVKAIYARPPFEQHCKIPETLGCDSSEQGLLKVDSMQKTNIAGVFASGDCTTQMRSVAIAVSTGSFAGAVINKELIDEDF, encoded by the coding sequence ATGGAACAGAAGCATTTTGAAGTGATTATAATTGGCGGCAGTTATAGCGGATTATCTGCCGCAATGAGTTTAGGACGTTCATTACGTCAGGTTTTGGTTATCGATAGCGGTTTGCCTTGCAACAGACAGACACCGCATTCACATAATTTTATTACACAAGACGGCGAGAAACCGGCAGTTATTTCGGCGAAAGCCAAATTACAAGTTAATATTTATAAAACGGTTCAATTCTATAACGGGCTTGCTGTAAAAGCAACTAAAACGGAACAAGGTTTCGAAATTGAAACAGAATCAGGAGTTATTTTTACTTCGAAAAAAATATTGTTTGCAACGGGAGTTAAGGATCTGCTTCCTGAAATCGAAGGTTTTGCAGCTTGTTGGGGAATTTCGGTTTTGCATTGTCCGTATTGCCATGGTTATGAAGTAAAAAATGAAAAAACGGCCATTATTGCCAATGGTGAAATTGGATTTGAATTTGCAAAATTAATCTCCAATTGGACAAAAGACCTGAGATTATGTACTAACGGAAAATCGGAATTGAGTTTAGAACAAACGCAAATTCTTAAAAATCATGATGTTCAGATTTTCGAACAAGAAATAGATTCTTTTGAGCATCATGAAGGTTATATTAAAAACATCATTTTTAAGAACGGGGAAAAAGTGGAAGTAAAAGCTATTTATGCCAGACCGCCTTTTGAACAGCATTGTAAAATTCCTGAAACTTTAGGATGTGATAGTAGCGAACAAGGTTTGCTAAAAGTAGATAGCATGCAGAAAACAAATATTGCTGGAGTTTTTGCTAGCGGAGATTGTACAACGCAAATGCGATCTGTGGCCATTGCGGTTTCTACAGGTTCTTTCGCTGGAGCGGTAATTAATAAAGAACTTATTGACGAGGATTTTTAG
- a CDS encoding MerC domain-containing protein yields the protein MKKISTSFYDILGISSATICLVHCLIFPLLTILPLGLSHNPIIDLLFASIGLFAILKIIKKSALLVSSILVVSMALIWISILTELFFEIHLDLIYFGGIGMIIGHLINYKLHRKENH from the coding sequence ATGAAGAAAATAAGCACATCCTTTTACGATATTTTAGGAATTTCGAGCGCGACCATTTGTCTGGTCCATTGTTTGATTTTTCCTCTTTTAACGATTCTCCCTTTAGGCTTGAGTCACAACCCAATTATAGATTTACTATTTGCTTCGATAGGTTTATTTGCAATTCTCAAAATTATAAAAAAATCAGCTCTTTTGGTATCGTCCATTTTGGTTGTTTCAATGGCGTTGATTTGGATTAGTATTTTGACAGAACTCTTTTTCGAAATTCATCTTGATCTGATTTATTTTGGAGGAATTGGAATGATCATCGGGCATTTAATCAATTACAAATTACACAGAAAAGAGAATCATTAA
- a CDS encoding Fur family transcriptional regulator — translation MKTTRNTAAKTAVLDVFEKSKTALSHTEIHKQLNDLCDRVTIYRILDRLINEDLIHKISNLDGTVKYAKCNHSHQRVHIHNHAHFSCENCHEITCLETVKPSYIMPHNYKVNEINFTLSGLCPNCLNSNI, via the coding sequence ATGAAGACTACACGTAATACAGCAGCAAAAACAGCTGTTTTAGATGTTTTTGAGAAATCTAAAACGGCTCTTTCGCATACCGAAATTCACAAACAATTAAATGATTTGTGTGATCGCGTTACCATTTACAGAATTTTGGATCGTTTGATTAATGAAGATTTAATTCATAAAATTTCAAATTTGGATGGAACGGTAAAGTATGCAAAATGCAATCATTCTCATCAACGTGTACACATTCATAACCATGCTCACTTTAGTTGTGAGAATTGCCATGAGATTACTTGTCTTGAAACTGTAAAACCGAGTTATATCATGCCGCACAATTATAAAGTAAACGAAATCAATTTTACCTTATCAGGATTATGCCCGAATTGTTTAAATTCTAACATTTAA
- a CDS encoding Nramp family divalent metal transporter produces the protein MTKSLEEVHESVATQNKKKGFRKILAFLGPAYLVSVGYMDPGNWATDIAGGSQFGYTLVWVLLMSNLMALLLQSLSARLGIVTQRDLAQASRETYSKYINYILYFLAEIAIAACDLAEVLGMAIGINLLFGIPLLEAVLITVLDTFLLLFLINKGIRKMEAFIIALVAIIGFSFIFEMIFAEPEMGKVLQGLIPSIPNSAALYIAIGIIGATVMPHNLYLHSSLVQTRKFDRTPAGIKQALKYNLIDSTIALNLAFFVNAAILILAAATFHKNGMYEVAEIQDAHQFLEPLLGTKWAPVLFAVALIAAGQSSTVTGTLAGQIVMEGYLHFRIQPWVRRIITRLIAIIPAVIVILIYGESVTGKLLILSQVILSLQLGFAIIPLIHFVSDKSKMNGFHISRTTQVVSWIIATIIVSLNAKLVYDEITSWLESSNHPMVLWFTVVPLAIAFSVLLLYIVFKPFIAKFKSKTINHSPHNLKLKFSPRESQSIKNIAVSVDFSHADEAALNKAFELGGIDTEYTLIHIVETVGALMYGVNIHDHETTIDEKLLLKYKEMLSEKGFKIKTELGFGKPNTVIPKIINEGNFDILVMGTHGHTGLKDILFGTTVDKLRHKISIPLLIVK, from the coding sequence ATGACCAAATCTCTAGAAGAAGTCCACGAATCGGTTGCTACACAAAACAAAAAAAAAGGTTTTAGAAAAATTTTAGCCTTCTTAGGCCCTGCATATTTAGTAAGCGTTGGCTACATGGATCCGGGAAACTGGGCGACTGACATTGCGGGCGGAAGCCAATTCGGATATACTTTAGTCTGGGTTTTACTGATGAGTAATTTAATGGCGTTGCTTTTGCAGAGCTTAAGTGCACGTCTTGGAATTGTAACACAGCGCGACCTTGCACAAGCCTCTCGAGAAACCTATTCCAAATACATCAACTACATTTTATACTTTCTTGCCGAAATTGCAATTGCGGCCTGCGATCTGGCAGAAGTACTCGGAATGGCAATCGGAATTAATCTACTTTTCGGGATTCCGTTGCTAGAAGCCGTTTTAATTACCGTTTTAGACACCTTTTTACTGCTTTTCCTGATCAATAAAGGAATTCGTAAGATGGAAGCCTTCATTATTGCTTTGGTGGCCATTATCGGCTTTTCTTTTATTTTTGAAATGATTTTTGCAGAACCAGAAATGGGCAAAGTTTTGCAGGGTCTTATTCCGTCGATTCCAAATTCGGCTGCCTTATATATTGCAATCGGAATTATTGGCGCAACTGTTATGCCGCACAACTTATACTTGCATTCGTCTTTAGTACAAACCCGAAAATTCGATAGAACACCAGCGGGAATCAAGCAAGCTTTAAAATACAATTTAATCGATTCTACAATTGCTTTAAATCTTGCTTTCTTCGTAAATGCAGCCATTTTAATTCTTGCTGCGGCGACTTTCCATAAAAACGGAATGTATGAAGTTGCCGAAATTCAAGATGCCCATCAATTTCTAGAACCGCTCTTGGGCACTAAATGGGCGCCTGTTTTATTTGCTGTCGCTTTAATCGCCGCTGGGCAAAGTTCGACTGTAACGGGAACACTCGCTGGACAAATCGTAATGGAAGGTTATTTGCATTTTAGAATTCAGCCTTGGGTACGTAGAATTATAACACGCTTAATTGCTATTATACCAGCTGTAATCGTGATTTTGATTTATGGAGAAAGCGTGACCGGAAAACTGTTAATTCTTAGTCAGGTCATTTTGAGTTTGCAATTGGGTTTTGCGATTATTCCGCTTATCCATTTTGTAAGTGATAAATCGAAAATGAATGGTTTTCACATTTCTAGAACGACTCAAGTTGTTTCTTGGATTATTGCCACTATAATTGTTTCTCTAAACGCGAAATTGGTTTATGACGAAATTACTTCCTGGTTAGAAAGTTCAAATCATCCAATGGTTCTTTGGTTCACGGTTGTTCCGCTTGCTATCGCATTCTCCGTTTTATTGCTGTACATCGTATTCAAACCATTTATTGCCAAATTCAAATCAAAAACCATAAATCACTCTCCACACAATTTAAAATTGAAGTTTTCGCCAAGAGAAAGCCAAAGCATCAAAAACATTGCAGTTTCTGTAGATTTCTCACATGCCGATGAAGCCGCTTTGAACAAAGCCTTTGAATTGGGTGGCATTGACACCGAATATACCCTCATTCACATTGTAGAAACGGTTGGAGCTTTAATGTATGGCGTTAATATTCACGATCATGAAACTACTATCGACGAAAAATTATTATTAAAATATAAAGAAATGCTTTCCGAAAAAGGATTCAAGATTAAAACCGAACTCGGATTTGGGAAACCAAACACCGTAATCCCTAAGATTATAAACGAAGGCAACTTTGATATCCTCGTTATGGGAACCCACGGCCACACTGGATTAAAAGATATTCTTTTCGGCACAACAGTAGATAAATTGAGACATAAAATTTCGATACCTTTGTTGATTGTTAAATAA
- a CDS encoding metal-dependent transcriptional regulator codes for MTFSEENYLKSIYHLTAALETEVSTNAIAEIMETKASSVTDMLKKLAEKDLVNYKKYQGVSLTENGKLAAKMIVRKHRLWEVFLVEKLNFSWDEVHDIAEQLEHIKSEQLINRLDDFLGNPTEDPHGDPIPDANGRIIKIEKHLLSELEENQTGVCVGVKDTSSEFLKYLDKQGIALGSKIEFISKESFDLSVKIKVNERELSISNKIASNLFVKLV; via the coding sequence ATGACCTTTTCAGAAGAAAACTACTTAAAATCGATATACCATCTGACAGCGGCTTTAGAAACTGAAGTGAGCACAAATGCTATTGCGGAAATTATGGAAACGAAAGCTTCCTCTGTAACCGATATGCTTAAAAAACTGGCAGAGAAAGATTTAGTAAATTATAAAAAATACCAAGGGGTTTCTTTAACCGAAAACGGAAAACTGGCCGCGAAAATGATTGTGAGAAAACATCGCCTTTGGGAAGTGTTTTTGGTGGAGAAACTAAATTTCAGTTGGGATGAAGTCCACGATATTGCAGAGCAGTTAGAACACATTAAATCGGAGCAGTTAATTAACCGTTTAGATGATTTTCTTGGAAATCCGACCGAAGATCCACATGGCGATCCAATTCCAGATGCAAATGGGCGAATTATTAAAATCGAGAAACACCTTTTATCAGAGCTTGAAGAGAATCAAACCGGAGTTTGTGTCGGCGTAAAAGATACTTCTTCAGAATTCTTAAAGTATCTGGATAAACAAGGAATTGCTTTAGGTTCTAAAATTGAATTTATATCTAAAGAATCTTTTGACTTATCGGTTAAAATTAAAGTGAATGAAAGAGAATTGTCTATTTCGAATAAGATTGCTTCGAATTTGTTTGTGAAGCTTGTGTAA
- a CDS encoding enoyl-CoA hydratase/isomerase family protein, protein MDYENILISIVEKVATITINRPTKLNALNKATISDLSNAIQSLSKNDDVHVVVLTGSGEKAFVAGADISEFANYTVVEGAQLAAEGQESLFDFIENLKKPVIAAVNGFALGGGLELAMACHFRIASDNAKMGLPEVTLGLIPGYGGTQRLPQLIGKGRAMEMIMTAAMITAEQAKDYGLVNNVVPQEELLSFTNVIAQKIIKNAPFAIGKAIKAINANFKDGKNGFDTEIKSFGECFGTEDFKEGTTAFLEKRKAEFTGK, encoded by the coding sequence ATGGATTACGAAAATATCTTAATTTCAATTGTAGAAAAAGTTGCTACCATTACTATTAACAGACCAACTAAATTAAATGCTTTAAACAAAGCAACCATTAGTGATTTGAGTAATGCTATTCAATCCTTATCTAAAAATGATGATGTTCATGTTGTTGTTTTAACCGGAAGCGGAGAGAAAGCCTTTGTTGCTGGAGCAGATATTTCGGAATTTGCCAATTATACTGTTGTTGAAGGTGCACAATTAGCTGCTGAAGGACAGGAATCTTTATTTGATTTTATTGAAAACCTTAAGAAACCAGTTATTGCTGCCGTTAACGGTTTTGCTCTTGGCGGAGGACTAGAATTGGCAATGGCATGTCATTTCAGAATTGCTTCTGACAATGCAAAAATGGGACTTCCAGAAGTAACATTAGGATTAATTCCTGGATATGGAGGAACACAGCGTTTACCGCAATTAATTGGAAAAGGCCGTGCAATGGAAATGATTATGACCGCAGCGATGATTACCGCTGAACAAGCAAAAGATTACGGTTTAGTAAATAATGTTGTGCCTCAGGAAGAACTATTGTCGTTTACAAATGTAATCGCTCAAAAAATTATCAAAAATGCGCCATTCGCAATTGGAAAAGCAATCAAAGCAATCAATGCCAACTTTAAAGACGGTAAAAATGGATTTGATACTGAAATAAAATCATTTGGAGAATGTTTCGGAACTGAGGATTTTAAAGAAGGAACCACAGCATTCTTAGAAAAAAGAAAAGCTGAATTTACAGGAAAATAA
- a CDS encoding sensor histidine kinase, which produces MIVLIVVASFLLASISIIQFKTEAKEYHQERLERKENAVKEHINYVLATTTYPLKTQNLDLIFKDKIHELAQIHKIEINIYSLDGKLLKSSKESFAVDKIAPPIPEYILKLVRSSIEKRFVDIKTIDGVKNRSSYSLIKDEKFKPLGILNLPYLEDDGYYDNELNTFLIRLSQVYSFMLIVAFALAYFLSTYITKSLKTISERLEETNLDQKNEKIVLEANSKEVNFLIRAYNGMVDKLETSAIKLAQSEREEAWREMAKQVAHEIKNPLTPMRLTVQSFQRKFDPNDPDVKQKMNDYSETLIQQIDTMTAVASAFSNFASMPAQQNETLNVVEVVELALDIFNEDYIVFEKEEEEIISKMDRTQLIRVITNLVKNATQAIPESQFQKSIVVSVKRRNNDVEIAVKDNGIGIQKQDIGRIFEPKFTTKTSGMGLGLGIIKNIIENYKGTITFESTYGKGTTFTVSLPITNS; this is translated from the coding sequence ATGATTGTATTGATTGTTGTGGCATCTTTTTTATTGGCTTCAATTTCGATTATTCAGTTTAAAACGGAGGCCAAAGAATACCACCAAGAACGTTTAGAACGAAAAGAAAATGCCGTAAAAGAACATATCAATTATGTTCTGGCAACTACTACTTATCCGCTGAAAACGCAAAATTTGGATTTGATTTTTAAAGATAAAATCCACGAATTGGCGCAGATTCATAAAATCGAAATTAATATTTACAGTCTTGATGGGAAACTTTTAAAATCCTCTAAAGAATCTTTTGCTGTTGATAAAATTGCACCGCCAATTCCAGAATATATTCTTAAGTTGGTTCGGTCTTCAATCGAGAAACGCTTTGTAGACATTAAAACGATCGACGGAGTTAAAAACCGATCTTCATACAGTTTAATAAAAGACGAAAAATTCAAACCGCTTGGAATCTTGAATCTTCCTTATTTAGAAGATGATGGTTATTACGATAACGAATTGAATACTTTCTTAATTCGTCTGAGCCAAGTTTATTCTTTTATGCTGATTGTTGCTTTTGCATTGGCGTATTTCCTTTCGACATACATCACGAAATCATTAAAAACGATTTCAGAGAGACTAGAGGAGACTAATCTGGATCAGAAAAACGAAAAAATTGTTCTGGAAGCCAACAGCAAAGAAGTTAATTTCTTGATTAGAGCTTACAACGGAATGGTAGACAAATTAGAAACCAGTGCTATTAAACTAGCCCAAAGCGAACGTGAAGAAGCATGGCGTGAAATGGCGAAACAAGTAGCGCACGAAATTAAAAATCCGCTTACGCCGATGCGATTGACGGTTCAGAGTTTCCAGAGAAAATTTGATCCAAATGATCCTGATGTAAAGCAAAAGATGAATGATTACTCCGAAACTTTAATTCAGCAGATTGATACGATGACGGCGGTAGCTTCCGCATTTTCGAACTTTGCTTCGATGCCAGCACAGCAAAACGAAACTTTGAATGTGGTTGAGGTTGTCGAATTGGCTTTGGATATTTTCAACGAAGATTATATTGTTTTTGAAAAAGAGGAAGAAGAAATCATCTCCAAAATGGATCGTACGCAATTGATTCGTGTGATTACCAATTTGGTTAAAAATGCGACTCAGGCTATTCCAGAAAGTCAATTCCAGAAATCGATAGTAGTTTCGGTAAAAAGGCGAAATAACGATGTTGAAATTGCTGTAAAAGACAACGGAATCGGTATTCAGAAACAAGATATCGGAAGAATTTTCGAACCAAAGTTTACTACAAAAACCAGCGGTATGGGGCTTGGGCTCGGAATTATTAAAAACATTATCGAAAATTACAAAGGAACAATTACCTTTGAATCAACTTACGGAAAAGGAACTACGTTTACAGTTTCTCTACCTATCACCAACTCATAA
- a CDS encoding CopD family protein — MEYYNYLKSLHLIFVITWFAGLFYIVRLFVYQIEANEKPSPEKEILQAQYKIMAYRLWYIITWPSAVLASIFAFWMLFFTDAGHVWMKMPWMHVKLCFVFLLYLYHGKCHQIFKQLQNDEVKYTNNFMRLWNEGATIILFAVVFLVVLKSAINWIFGVIGIILFSVLIMLGFRFYKRIREKK, encoded by the coding sequence ATGGAATACTATAATTACTTAAAATCACTGCATCTTATATTTGTGATCACCTGGTTTGCAGGTTTGTTTTATATTGTGCGTTTGTTTGTGTATCAAATAGAAGCCAACGAAAAACCTTCGCCGGAAAAAGAGATTTTACAGGCGCAATACAAAATAATGGCCTACCGTTTGTGGTATATCATTACATGGCCGTCAGCGGTTTTGGCGAGTATTTTTGCTTTTTGGATGCTATTTTTTACAGATGCAGGTCATGTATGGATGAAAATGCCATGGATGCACGTAAAATTATGCTTCGTTTTTCTTTTATATTTATATCACGGAAAATGCCATCAAATTTTTAAACAACTGCAAAACGATGAGGTAAAATATACCAATAATTTTATGCGTTTGTGGAATGAAGGCGCAACGATTATTTTGTTTGCAGTCGTTTTTTTAGTAGTTTTAAAAAGTGCCATCAACTGGATTTTCGGCGTAATCGGAATTATTTTATTCTCGGTTTTAATTATGTTAGGATTTCGATTTTATAAGAGAATTAGAGAAAAAAAATAG
- the hemH gene encoding ferrochelatase, translating into MKGVLLVNLGSPDSPTTKDVKPYLDEFLMDKYVIDVPYLLRALLVRGIILRKRPEESAHAYAKIWWEEGSPLVVLSERMQKKVQPLVNVPVALAMRYGSMTIEKGLQELHDKGVDEVMLFPLYPQYAMASTLTILVKAEEIRKKKFPNMKFTDVPAFYNKPDYIKNLADSIQKHLVGFDYDHLLFSYHGIPERHIRKTDVTKSHCKIDGSCCNTPSPAHEFCYRHQCYETTKQVVKLLGLPEDKYSLTFQSRLAGDKWLEPFTDVEIDNMPAKGIKKLAVVTPAFVSDCLETLEEIAMRAKEDFEAKGGEEFLAIPCLNDDDEWCQTVSNWINDWAK; encoded by the coding sequence ATGAAAGGCGTATTATTAGTAAACTTGGGCTCTCCGGACAGTCCAACCACGAAAGATGTAAAACCGTATTTAGATGAATTTTTAATGGATAAATACGTGATCGATGTTCCGTATTTATTAAGAGCATTATTGGTTCGCGGTATTATTTTGAGAAAAAGACCAGAAGAATCAGCGCACGCTTACGCGAAAATTTGGTGGGAGGAAGGTTCTCCGTTAGTAGTTCTTTCTGAGAGAATGCAGAAAAAAGTACAGCCTTTAGTAAATGTTCCAGTTGCATTAGCAATGCGCTACGGAAGCATGACAATTGAAAAAGGACTTCAGGAATTGCATGATAAAGGTGTAGATGAAGTAATGCTTTTTCCTCTATATCCGCAATATGCAATGGCTTCGACTTTGACGATTTTAGTAAAAGCAGAAGAAATCCGTAAAAAGAAATTTCCAAACATGAAATTTACAGATGTTCCAGCATTTTATAACAAACCAGATTATATTAAGAATTTAGCCGATTCTATTCAAAAACATTTAGTTGGTTTTGATTATGATCATTTGTTGTTTTCTTACCACGGAATTCCAGAGCGCCATATTCGCAAAACGGATGTAACTAAATCACATTGCAAAATTGACGGTTCTTGCTGTAACACGCCATCTCCGGCTCATGAATTCTGTTACCGCCACCAATGTTATGAAACAACAAAACAAGTTGTAAAATTATTGGGACTTCCAGAAGATAAATACAGTCTGACTTTTCAATCGCGTTTAGCGGGTGACAAATGGTTAGAACCTTTTACGGATGTTGAAATTGATAATATGCCGGCTAAAGGAATCAAGAAATTGGCAGTTGTAACGCCGGCTTTCGTTTCAGACTGTTTAGAAACTCTGGAAGAAATCGCAATGCGTGCCAAAGAAGATTTTGAAGCAAAAGGAGGAGAAGAATTCTTGGCAATTCCGTGTTTGAATGATGATGATGAATGGTGCCAGACGGTTTCTAATTGGATTAATGATTGGGCTAAATAA